From a single Natronorubrum tibetense GA33 genomic region:
- a CDS encoding tetratricopeptide repeat protein, protein MFDKITELFQSGPDVPDLIAVLDLEEWYLSLGDGQREKLHQYSTSVGIGVTSSGDVNEFNMLEQSVSSTSQTAQKYLQNVGQTAATEKDYEFAEQVLHVALEFEDGSASSTHFTYNELIDVYYKQRDERGDAIERCIEYCKRDIELADDFIDEFGEVPRIPSFKRLAIIYEKQDRYEEALDICDRALEIGTTDGTKGGFEGRKERIRKKMKDG, encoded by the coding sequence ATGTTCGACAAAATAACCGAGTTATTCCAGTCCGGACCAGACGTTCCTGATTTGATAGCGGTTCTCGACTTGGAAGAGTGGTATTTGAGCCTTGGCGATGGGCAGCGAGAAAAACTCCATCAGTACAGTACATCGGTTGGGATCGGGGTGACCTCATCTGGGGACGTTAATGAGTTCAACATGCTCGAACAAAGCGTATCAAGTACTTCTCAAACTGCGCAAAAGTACCTTCAAAACGTGGGGCAGACTGCAGCAACCGAAAAGGACTACGAGTTCGCTGAACAGGTTCTGCATGTAGCACTTGAGTTTGAAGATGGGTCGGCTTCAAGCACTCACTTCACGTACAATGAGCTGATCGATGTCTACTACAAGCAACGTGACGAGCGAGGTGATGCGATAGAGAGGTGTATCGAGTACTGTAAGAGAGATATTGAACTCGCCGATGACTTTATCGATGAATTTGGAGAAGTTCCGCGGATTCCCTCTTTCAAGCGTCTCGCTATTATTTACGAGAAGCAAGACCGTTACGAGGAGGCCCTTGATATCTGTGATCGGGCGCTTGAAATCGGCACCACGGATGGGACGAAAGGGGGATTTGAAGGACGGAAAGAACGAATTCGTAAGAAGATGAAAGACGGATAG
- a CDS encoding IS5 family transposase, whose translation MKPLPKSQILRFTEKAIHLARRAVSQYSSKFSKHRYTLPQHVVLLCLKVRKNTTYRGLLDELIEMPRIRRVLGLTELPTASTLCKAFNRLDMAVWRIILTLSATLLPTSGVVGVDASGFDRSHASKHYTKRAELTIQQLKVTLLVDAKVNAILDLHVTTTRKHDSQIAPSLIKRNPECIDILLGDKGYDDQKIRRLARQHEVRPLIKHREFTSLHKAWNARLDADLYGQRSQSETVNSTLKRKYGAFVRSRRWWKQFRELTIACLIHNVDRSL comes from the coding sequence ATGAAGCCCCTCCCAAAGTCGCAGATTCTCCGGTTTACTGAGAAGGCGATCCATCTGGCACGTCGAGCTGTCTCTCAATACTCCTCAAAGTTCTCCAAACACCGTTACACACTTCCGCAGCACGTTGTTCTGCTGTGTCTCAAAGTTCGGAAGAACACGACCTATCGTGGTCTGCTTGATGAACTGATTGAGATGCCACGCATCCGTCGTGTTCTCGGGCTAACCGAGCTTCCTACTGCTTCAACGCTCTGTAAGGCGTTCAACCGGCTTGATATGGCTGTGTGGCGTATCATTTTGACTCTCTCAGCGACGTTACTTCCGACAAGCGGAGTTGTTGGTGTTGATGCGTCAGGGTTCGACCGTAGTCACGCTTCGAAACACTACACGAAACGTGCTGAACTCACGATTCAGCAGCTCAAGGTGACGTTGCTGGTCGATGCGAAAGTGAACGCAATTCTCGATCTACACGTGACGACGACTCGAAAACACGATAGCCAGATCGCTCCGTCGTTGATCAAGCGCAACCCCGAGTGTATCGATATTCTCCTCGGAGACAAAGGCTACGACGATCAGAAAATCAGACGGCTCGCCCGGCAACACGAGGTTCGGCCACTGATTAAGCATCGTGAGTTCACATCACTCCACAAGGCATGGAACGCACGCTTAGACGCTGATCTCTACGGACAACGGAGTCAATCCGAGACTGTGAACTCAACGCTCAAGCGAAAGTACGGTGCGTTCGTCCGCTCACGACGATGGTGGAAACAGTTCCGTGAACTCACCATTGCTTGTCTCATTCATAATGTAGATCGATCACTCTGA
- a CDS encoding DEAD/DEAH box helicase, producing MRRIDKLADEKTSTVDDSEQFYDERLIAYTRDEWPSRIDRAALDVLMLEVAIGSEETSNDIGGTIGKLNFGDATGKYYAKGLTELADDQSDLPGLVKQYKRENGADSVGDLAFRLNELRYELEKHLDSESEIRNLNRAVEALIDKLATTSMSENVTRQALRDPESITDAMMQLFSDPAIAEYADVLTETMDVVAQNESFLERLDAPHMTTPLWEHQRDALGEWVNHGCKGYVDMATATGKTVLGLAAVALLYGELHPDDTAQIFTSATAETAQQSLIDELSVDSDDEHARVLVVAGQELILEQWQSEFDEHLNIPRERTQTKGRTMKFTWGSIEFRTAPDLLQMDTLGGYDLVVLDEAHQYSHGGRSGGWQPVLEELAQKSDAILAMSGSIDTSWQGDSAVKRVLEEHLHECKRFSVDEARDAGVVADFEWDVYYAHAADSASQDGVIESTTSIRKVYDPEQHKIRVDKLDGDVPSNTPSGFETLTDLRSFSQSKEGADARDASDAFDRLATDAFTRRPKRWQLHPPIQTLVELIGRHAPEQQCVVLVQSYEQADQIGDVLEDRYGEDLVLVPESGASEQFAEITSFKQKDRGIIVGPANVLGTGVDLPNAEVAINLSKGGVNASLIQRIGRVLRNPHGTKEAMFYQVVTFPSDRRGLLPGEDGRRLLRRASEFRALGARLRQLPGYDVADDPTSETLAVLEQHGVGGVLRDNRSIDEIVEDEVAQAFLRELCDLISTSEDENAERPVLRTFNGHVLDRQARPVAEAVKQHPRTAESNLEQNGTSTGSKSESTSQSSGSAETSEPSMNTHAIEIEISPALNYLVEQELETESYASIDEFTDEVVGKYVSSELDGSASVVASNDDFDVTLPSDIERVIEEKYIGNGADSVPQFIEEAVYAYLDLDTEPKTVAVTLGSGLYQVSSTVAETSEGHETVDEIVTEAIRSEFVR from the coding sequence ATGAGACGAATTGACAAGCTAGCTGATGAGAAGACGTCGACAGTAGATGATTCTGAGCAGTTCTACGATGAGCGATTAATCGCCTATACTCGTGATGAGTGGCCGTCACGAATCGATAGAGCGGCGCTTGACGTGCTCATGCTGGAAGTTGCGATTGGGTCTGAAGAAACGAGTAATGACATCGGCGGAACGATCGGGAAACTGAATTTCGGCGATGCGACCGGGAAGTACTATGCGAAGGGGCTCACCGAGTTAGCAGACGACCAGTCCGACCTGCCGGGCCTAGTCAAGCAGTACAAGCGAGAGAACGGGGCTGATTCGGTGGGGGACCTCGCGTTTCGGTTGAATGAGCTTCGGTACGAGTTGGAGAAACACCTGGATTCGGAGAGTGAGATTCGGAATCTAAATCGGGCTGTTGAGGCGTTAATTGACAAGTTGGCTACGACGTCAATGTCGGAGAACGTGACTCGGCAAGCACTGCGGGACCCGGAGTCCATCACGGATGCAATGATGCAGCTCTTTTCTGACCCTGCTATCGCCGAGTATGCGGACGTGTTGACGGAAACGATGGATGTGGTCGCTCAGAATGAATCGTTCCTTGAGCGGCTTGACGCGCCGCACATGACGACGCCACTGTGGGAACACCAACGTGACGCGCTCGGCGAGTGGGTCAACCATGGCTGTAAAGGGTACGTCGATATGGCGACAGCGACGGGAAAGACTGTGCTCGGGTTAGCTGCTGTTGCGCTTCTCTACGGGGAACTCCACCCAGATGATACAGCGCAGATATTTACGAGCGCCACTGCAGAGACCGCGCAGCAATCACTTATTGACGAGCTCTCGGTTGATTCAGATGATGAGCATGCTCGAGTGCTCGTCGTTGCTGGACAGGAACTGATTCTTGAGCAGTGGCAGAGTGAGTTCGACGAGCACCTAAATATTCCACGGGAACGTACGCAGACGAAGGGGCGGACGATGAAGTTTACGTGGGGGTCGATCGAGTTCCGGACAGCGCCTGACTTGCTTCAGATGGACACGTTAGGCGGGTATGATCTCGTCGTGCTGGACGAAGCACATCAGTACTCTCATGGGGGGCGAAGTGGCGGGTGGCAGCCGGTCTTGGAAGAATTAGCACAAAAGAGCGATGCGATCCTCGCTATGTCCGGGTCGATCGACACTTCGTGGCAAGGCGACTCTGCGGTGAAACGCGTGTTAGAAGAGCACCTACACGAGTGTAAGCGCTTCTCCGTTGACGAAGCCAGAGACGCTGGTGTTGTCGCTGATTTCGAGTGGGATGTGTATTACGCTCACGCAGCTGATTCAGCGTCCCAAGACGGAGTGATTGAATCGACAACTTCGATCAGGAAGGTGTACGACCCGGAGCAGCACAAGATTCGCGTTGATAAGCTCGACGGTGATGTGCCGTCGAACACGCCGTCAGGATTTGAAACGCTGACGGATCTGCGTTCGTTCAGTCAGTCGAAAGAAGGGGCAGACGCTCGAGACGCGTCAGATGCGTTCGATAGACTCGCTACTGACGCGTTCACGCGACGGCCGAAACGGTGGCAGTTGCATCCACCGATCCAGACGCTAGTCGAGTTGATTGGTCGACACGCGCCTGAACAGCAGTGTGTGGTGCTCGTCCAGAGTTACGAGCAGGCCGATCAAATCGGTGACGTGCTCGAGGATCGCTACGGCGAGGATCTCGTTCTTGTTCCAGAAAGCGGGGCTTCGGAGCAGTTTGCAGAAATCACTTCGTTTAAGCAGAAGGACCGTGGTATCATCGTCGGTCCTGCGAACGTTCTCGGGACGGGTGTAGACTTGCCGAACGCAGAGGTGGCGATCAATCTCTCGAAAGGGGGTGTCAACGCGTCGCTTATCCAACGTATCGGGCGTGTCTTGCGGAATCCTCACGGTACGAAAGAGGCGATGTTCTACCAGGTAGTGACGTTCCCGTCAGATCGACGCGGGTTGCTTCCCGGAGAAGACGGGCGTCGGTTGTTGCGACGTGCCAGTGAATTCCGGGCACTCGGCGCTCGCCTCCGGCAACTCCCAGGGTACGATGTTGCGGACGACCCGACGAGCGAAACGCTCGCAGTGCTCGAACAGCACGGTGTCGGTGGTGTTCTCCGAGATAACCGGTCGATCGACGAGATCGTGGAAGATGAGGTTGCGCAAGCGTTCCTCCGCGAACTATGCGATCTGATCTCGACGAGTGAAGACGAGAACGCAGAACGGCCCGTTCTTCGAACCTTCAATGGGCATGTCCTTGACCGGCAGGCTCGCCCGGTGGCTGAAGCAGTGAAACAACATCCCCGCACAGCAGAATCGAATCTGGAACAAAATGGAACCTCGACAGGAAGCAAGTCTGAATCGACGTCTCAGTCTTCAGGATCTGCAGAAACGTCGGAACCGAGTATGAACACGCACGCTATTGAAATCGAAATTTCACCGGCACTCAATTACCTAGTCGAACAGGAACTGGAGACAGAATCGTACGCGTCAATCGACGAGTTCACGGACGAAGTCGTCGGCAAGTACGTTTCCTCAGAATTGGATGGTTCAGCCTCAGTGGTTGCATCTAACGATGATTTCGATGTGACTCTCCCGTCGGATATCGAACGGGTAATCGAGGAGAAGTACATTGGGAACGGAGCAGACTCAGTGCCGCAATTTATCGAGGAAGCAGTATACGCTTACCTCGATCTGGACACTGAACCGAAGACGGTGGCGGTAACCCTCGGAAGTGGCCTTTACCAGGTTTCCTCAACTGTTGCCGAGACTTCCGAAGGACATGAAACGGTTGATGAGATCGTCACCGAGGCAATCCGAAGTGAGTTTGTTCGATAA